ACCGACCCCCAGGGCAATCGCATGTCGCTGTCCCGGATCCAGGGCCCCGACTACAACCTCATCCGCTCGGCCGACCCGAACTTCGTCGGCTCCTACGCCAACTACTACCTCTGCAACGGCGCCGTCATCTCCGCCCAGTTCGGCGACACCCGGGCCGACGCGGCGGCCCGCGCGACACTCGCCAGGGTCTTCCCCGGCCGGGTCGTCGAGCAGCTCAACATCGACAGCCTCGGCGCCGGCGGCGGCGGGATCCACTGCGTGACCCAGCAGCAGCCCGTGCCGTAGCGCCCCCGCGCGACCGGCGGGCCGGTCGGATCCGACCCGCCCGCCGGTCACCGGCGGCCGGCCGTCCCGCCGGCCGTCCCGCCGGTCGCCCGGCGGGACGTCGCGGGCGGTCCGGGCGCCGCCCCGGCGGGAACGTGCTGATCAGGAGGGTCCCCGTACTCGTCGAAATTGGCCGAAAGGTACCATGTGAACGTTGCCTAACCCGAAAGATGAACTTGTGACTGTCAATGAAGACGTGTTCACGGACTGGAAGAACCGCGAGGAGATCGCGGAGTCGATGATTCCGATCATCGGCCGGCTGCACCGGGAGCGGGACGTCACCGTCCTCCTGCACAGCCGTTCTCTGGTGAACAGGTCGGTGGTGAGCATCCTCAAGACCCACCGCTTCGCCCGCCAGATAGCCGGCGAGGAACTCTCGGTCACCGAGACGATGCCCTTCCTGCAGGCGCTCACCGCCCTCGACCTCGGCCCCTCCCAGATCGACGTCGGCATGCTCGCCGCGATGTACAAGACCGACGACCGGGGCCTCTCGGTGGCGGAGTTCACCGCCGGGGCCGTCGTCGGCGCCACCGGCGCCAACAAGCTGGAGCGCCGCGAGTCGCGCGACGTCGTCCTGTACGGCTTCGGCCGGATCGGCCGCCTCCTCGCCCGCCTGCTCATCGAGAAGGCCGGCTCCGGCAACGGCCTGCGGCTGCGCGCCGTCGTGGTGCGCAACAGCGGTGGCGAGGACCTGGTGAAGCGCGCGTCGCTGCTGCGCCGGGACTCCATCCACGGCCAGTTCCACGGCACCATCACCGTCGACGAGGCGAACGACAAGATCATCGCCAACGGTCACGAGATCAAGGTGATCTACTCCGACGACCCGACGTCGGTGGACTACACGGCGTACGGCATCAACGACGCCATCCTGATCGACAACACCGGCCGGTGGCGTGACCGCGAGGGCCTGTCGAAGCACCTCCGCCCCGGCATCGCCAAGGTCGTGCTGACCGCGCCGGGCAAGGGCGACGTCCCGAACATCGTCCACGGTGTCAACCACGACACCATCAAGCCGGACGAGCAGATCCTGTCCTGCGCGTCCTGCACCACCAACGCGATCGTCCCGCCGCTGAAGGCGATGGCGGACGAGTACGGCGTGCTGCGCGGCCACGTGGAGACCGTCCACTCGTACACCAACGACCAGAACCTGCTGGACAACTACCACGGGTCGGACCGGCGCGGCCGCTCGGCGGCGCTCAACATGGTCATCACCGAGACCGGCGCCGCCTCCGCCGTCGCGAAGGCGCTGCCCGACCTCGAGGCGACCATCACCGGCAGCTCGATCCGCGTCCCGGTGCCCGACGTCTCGATCGCGATCCTCAACCTGCAGCTCGCCCGCGAGACCAACCGCGCGGAGGTGCTCGACTACCTCCGCAACGTGTCGCTGACCTCGCCGCTCAAGCGCCAGATCGACTTCATCAGCGCGCCCGACGCGGTCTCCAGCGACTTCATCGGCTCGCGCCACGCGTCGATCGTCGATGCCGGCGCCACCAAGGTCGAGGGCGACAACGCGATCCTCTACCTGTGGTACGACAACGAGTTCGGCTACTCCTGCCAGGTCATCCGGGTCGTTCAGCACGTCTCCGGGGTGGAGTACCCGACCTACCCGGTGCCGGCGGTCTGATCCGTCGGACGCGCCCGACCGGTACGTCCGGTGGGTGGGGCGGCGGTCGGACGGCAACCGGCCCGGCCGGCGGCCGGACGCCGCCCCACCACCGGCCGCCGCCCCACCACCGGACGCCGCTCCGCTCCCGGGGTGCCGCTCCGCCGCCGGGCCTCCGCCCGCCTCCGCCCGCCCGCGGGCGCCGCGGCGGCGCGACCCCGTGGAATCATCGGACCCGCCGGGTGCGGGACTCCGACGGATTGCGGTGGGCGGGTATGGCGGCTGACCGGGTGTGGGACGACACGCTGTTCGCGGGTGCGGCCGCCTACTACGGGCGCGGGCGACTGCCCTACGCGCCCGGACTGGCGGACGTGCTCGCCGAGGCGCTGACGCTCGACGGACGGGGGCGCCTGCTCGACGTGGGTTGCGGACCGGGCACCGTCGCCCTGGGGCTTGCGCACCTGTTCGACGCGACCGTCGGGGTGGACCCGGACCGCGGGATGATCACCGAGGCCCGGCGCGCGGCCGCGGCAGCGGGGGCGTCCAGCCGGACCACCTGGGTACAGGCCCGGGCCGAGGACCTGCCGGCGGGCCTCGGCACGTTCACCGCCGCGACCTTCGCCCAGTCCTTCCACT
The sequence above is a segment of the Kitasatospora sp. NBC_00240 genome. Coding sequences within it:
- a CDS encoding glyceraldehyde-3-phosphate dehydrogenase encodes the protein MTVNEDVFTDWKNREEIAESMIPIIGRLHRERDVTVLLHSRSLVNRSVVSILKTHRFARQIAGEELSVTETMPFLQALTALDLGPSQIDVGMLAAMYKTDDRGLSVAEFTAGAVVGATGANKLERRESRDVVLYGFGRIGRLLARLLIEKAGSGNGLRLRAVVVRNSGGEDLVKRASLLRRDSIHGQFHGTITVDEANDKIIANGHEIKVIYSDDPTSVDYTAYGINDAILIDNTGRWRDREGLSKHLRPGIAKVVLTAPGKGDVPNIVHGVNHDTIKPDEQILSCASCTTNAIVPPLKAMADEYGVLRGHVETVHSYTNDQNLLDNYHGSDRRGRSAALNMVITETGAASAVAKALPDLEATITGSSIRVPVPDVSIAILNLQLARETNRAEVLDYLRNVSLTSPLKRQIDFISAPDAVSSDFIGSRHASIVDAGATKVEGDNAILYLWYDNEFGYSCQVIRVVQHVSGVEYPTYPVPAV